A portion of the Chondrinema litorale genome contains these proteins:
- a CDS encoding anthranilate synthase component II, with amino-acid sequence MKLLILDNYDSFTYNLVHLVKELGYTPVVKRNDKIDLEKVNEYDKILLSPGPGIPVEAGIMMDLIKTYAPTKSIMGVCLGHQAIGESFGAKLKNLDLVYHGIVTDTNILAKEVTFNGLPETFKTCRYHSWVVDTKDLPDTLEVTATNSEGVIMALQHKKYDVRGVQFHPESFLTEHGDKMLLNWLKN; translated from the coding sequence ATGAAATTACTCATTCTCGATAATTACGACTCTTTTACATACAACTTGGTTCACTTAGTTAAGGAATTAGGTTACACACCAGTAGTAAAAAGAAACGATAAAATTGACTTAGAAAAGGTCAATGAATATGATAAAATTTTACTTTCTCCGGGTCCGGGAATTCCAGTGGAAGCCGGCATTATGATGGACTTAATTAAAACCTATGCACCAACAAAAAGCATTATGGGGGTTTGTTTAGGCCATCAGGCAATAGGAGAAAGTTTCGGGGCTAAACTCAAAAACCTCGATTTGGTATATCATGGAATTGTTACCGACACTAATATTCTTGCTAAAGAAGTAACATTCAACGGCTTACCAGAAACATTTAAAACCTGCCGCTATCACTCATGGGTAGTAGACACCAAAGATTTGCCAGATACTTTGGAAGTTACTGCTACTAATAGTGAAGGTGTAATTATGGCTTTACAACACAAAAAATATGATGTAAGAGGAGTTCAGTTTCATCCTGAATCTTTCCTTACCGAACATGGAGATAAAATGCTGTTAAACTGGCTAAAAAATTAA
- a CDS encoding DUF6787 family protein — protein MAKWIEKLKTRWGVKNGWQVLIILIVFAITGSSTAKITALIFDYTGRDISTLQTVGIYFLGFLIYQVLLITVGAIFGQFTFFWNFEKRMWGRMFKVFKR, from the coding sequence ATGGCAAAGTGGATTGAGAAATTAAAAACTAGGTGGGGAGTAAAAAATGGTTGGCAAGTATTAATTATTTTGATCGTGTTTGCTATTACGGGTTCTTCTACTGCAAAAATAACAGCATTAATATTTGATTATACAGGAAGAGATATTTCAACTTTACAGACAGTTGGCATATACTTTTTAGGCTTTCTTATTTATCAAGTATTGCTCATTACAGTTGGAGCGATTTTCGGACAATTTACTTTTTTCTGGAATTTTGAAAAACGGATGTGGGGGAGGATGTTTAAAGTATTTAAGCGCTAA
- the trpD gene encoding anthranilate phosphoribosyltransferase, which translates to MKEILNHLFEYKTLSRDEAKEILSKLAQGEYNNSQVAAFITVYLMRNITVSELEGFRDAMLELCVPVEFDGFDVIDLCGTGGDGKNTFNISTLASFISAGAGVKVAKHGNYGVSSVSGSSNVLEYFGHKFTNNIDALKKQMDESNICFLHAPLFHPAMKNVAPIRRELGVKTFFNMLGPIVNPAKPQAQMVGVFSLELQRLYGYLYQQTNKRFSIVHALDGYDEVSLTGDFKMITNQEEAILSPSVFHMDKLKQEEIFGGDSIDEAAGIFKKVISNEGTKAQTSVVIANAALAIQCYKQISLDEAIDQAKESLESGKALQVFKQLTNQ; encoded by the coding sequence ATGAAAGAAATATTAAATCATCTTTTTGAATACAAAACACTTAGCAGAGACGAAGCAAAAGAAATCTTGTCTAAACTAGCTCAGGGCGAATATAACAACAGTCAGGTAGCTGCTTTTATCACAGTTTACTTAATGAGAAACATTACAGTAAGCGAGTTAGAAGGCTTCCGCGATGCTATGTTGGAATTATGCGTACCTGTAGAGTTTGATGGATTTGATGTAATTGATTTGTGTGGAACAGGTGGTGATGGAAAAAACACTTTTAATATAAGCACATTGGCTTCATTTATTTCGGCAGGTGCTGGAGTAAAAGTAGCCAAACATGGTAACTATGGAGTTTCTTCTGTTTCAGGCTCATCTAACGTATTGGAGTATTTTGGTCACAAATTCACTAATAATATAGATGCACTTAAAAAACAGATGGACGAAAGTAACATTTGCTTTCTTCACGCTCCTTTATTCCACCCAGCAATGAAAAACGTAGCTCCTATCCGTAGAGAGTTAGGTGTAAAAACCTTCTTTAATATGTTGGGACCAATTGTAAACCCAGCTAAACCACAAGCGCAAATGGTGGGTGTTTTCAGCTTGGAATTGCAAAGGCTTTATGGCTATTTATATCAGCAAACTAATAAGAGATTCTCAATTGTGCACGCACTTGATGGTTACGATGAAGTTTCGCTAACTGGCGATTTCAAAATGATTACCAATCAAGAAGAAGCCATCTTATCTCCTTCTGTATTCCATATGGATAAACTAAAACAAGAAGAAATTTTTGGTGGTGATTCTATTGATGAGGCTGCGGGAATCTTTAAAAAAGTAATTAGTAACGAAGGTACAAAAGCACAAACATCTGTAGTAATTGCCAATGCAGCTTTGGCCATACAATGCTATAAACAAATCTCTTTAGACGAAGCAATTGACCAAGCTAAAGAGTCGCTCGAATCGGGCAAAGCATTACAGGTTTTCAAACAATTGACAAATCAATAA
- a CDS encoding 3'-5' exonuclease, with protein MRVTPDIKNLLVIDVETASVVPDYENLNERFKPLWDRKAKKFDAESDPSEVFSSRAALYAEFGRIISIGVGYFHLNENEETCLRVKVFAGKDEKEILNDFKQLVEEKFDQNKLTFVAHNGKEFDYPFLCRRMLVHGISLPVVLDFYNKKPWEIPHEDTMQMWRFGEVRNYTSLELLAALFGIESSKTDMDGSMVSGVFHKEGDLDRIKEYCRNDVIVTARIYLRLQVLPDLKPENIFKV; from the coding sequence TTGCGAGTAACTCCAGATATTAAAAATTTATTGGTGATAGATGTTGAAACAGCATCAGTAGTGCCTGATTACGAGAATCTTAATGAACGTTTTAAGCCGCTGTGGGATAGAAAAGCTAAGAAGTTTGATGCTGAAAGTGATCCTTCTGAAGTGTTTTCGAGCAGAGCTGCGCTATATGCTGAGTTTGGAAGAATTATATCTATAGGAGTAGGTTATTTTCATTTAAATGAAAATGAGGAGACTTGTTTAAGAGTAAAGGTTTTTGCTGGAAAAGATGAAAAGGAAATTCTGAACGATTTTAAACAATTGGTAGAAGAAAAGTTCGACCAGAATAAACTTACTTTTGTTGCTCATAACGGGAAAGAGTTTGATTATCCTTTTTTATGCAGAAGAATGCTGGTACATGGAATATCTCTTCCTGTAGTGTTAGACTTCTATAATAAGAAACCTTGGGAAATACCTCATGAAGATACCATGCAAATGTGGCGATTTGGTGAGGTTAGAAATTATACATCATTAGAATTACTTGCTGCACTTTTTGGCATAGAATCTAGCAAAACAGATATGGATGGAAGTATGGTGAGTGGAGTGTTTCACAAAGAGGGAGATTTGGATAGAATTAAAGAATATTGTCGAAATGATGTAATTGTAACTGCCCGCATTTATCTTAGGTTGCAAGTATTACCAGATTTAAAACCAGAAAATATTTTTAAAGTCTAA
- the trpC gene encoding indole-3-glycerol phosphate synthase TrpC, with amino-acid sequence MDILEKIVAHKIEETRARKEAVSVKELETSALFPRETFSLKKHLTNTPFGIIAEFKRRSPSKGLINGTATPEEVTKAYAAAGVSAVSVLTDNEFFGGSTADLMAVRKGINIPVLRKDFTTEEYHIIEAKSIGADAVLLIAAALEVDTLKNLAKLAKSLNLEVLLEVHNVEELHDYYNEFVDVVGINNRNLKTFEVSIETSVKVQEEIPAGQVKISESGISAVENIHYLKKYGFNGFLIGENFMKTANPGEACKLFFEELKQKA; translated from the coding sequence TTGGACATACTTGAAAAAATTGTTGCGCATAAAATAGAGGAAACAAGGGCAAGAAAAGAAGCGGTTTCTGTAAAAGAACTGGAAACTTCTGCCCTTTTTCCAAGAGAAACATTCTCATTAAAAAAGCATCTTACCAATACTCCTTTCGGAATTATTGCTGAGTTTAAAAGAAGGTCTCCATCTAAAGGGCTAATAAACGGTACAGCAACACCCGAAGAAGTTACCAAAGCTTATGCTGCGGCTGGTGTGAGTGCAGTTTCTGTACTTACCGATAATGAGTTTTTTGGTGGTAGCACTGCTGATTTAATGGCTGTTCGTAAAGGAATAAACATTCCTGTTCTTAGAAAAGATTTTACAACAGAAGAATACCACATCATCGAAGCCAAAAGTATTGGAGCTGATGCTGTGTTGCTGATAGCGGCTGCGCTAGAAGTGGATACTTTAAAAAATCTGGCTAAACTGGCGAAGAGTCTTAATCTGGAAGTTTTACTAGAAGTTCATAATGTTGAAGAGTTACACGACTATTACAATGAGTTTGTAGATGTTGTGGGCATCAACAACAGAAACTTAAAAACATTTGAGGTTTCTATTGAAACTTCTGTAAAAGTTCAGGAAGAAATTCCGGCTGGTCAGGTAAAAATCTCTGAGAGTGGCATTAGTGCTGTAGAGAATATTCACTATCTAAAAAAATATGGATTTAATGGTTTTCTTATTGGCGAAAACTTTATGAAAACAGCTAATCCGGGCGAGGCTTGCAAGTTATTCTTCGAAGAATTAAAACAAAAAGCCTGA
- the deoC gene encoding deoxyribose-phosphate aldolase has translation MDKVTELAKMIDHSLLHPTMTDKEMEEGCKIAAKYNTASVCIKPYAVKKAVEWLKGSDVLVGTVIGFPHGNSSIDIKVEETAQACKDGAVEIDMVVNIGKVLGEDWEYVEREIDAVAKTTHVNGAILKVIFENDFLPEDKYKIKLCEICSKVKADYVKTSTGYGMVKGADGKYSYTGATVEDLKLMRKHSAPEVKVKAAGGVRTLDEMLMVKELGISRLGASATVSILEEAKKRFGGEVDEQALADSQKSNNNGY, from the coding sequence ATGGACAAAGTAACTGAACTTGCAAAAATGATTGACCATTCTTTGCTGCATCCTACAATGACAGACAAAGAGATGGAAGAGGGCTGTAAAATAGCCGCAAAATACAATACGGCTTCGGTTTGTATTAAACCTTATGCTGTAAAAAAAGCAGTAGAATGGCTCAAAGGTTCTGATGTTTTAGTGGGGACTGTAATCGGTTTTCCTCATGGTAATTCATCAATAGATATTAAAGTAGAAGAAACGGCACAGGCTTGTAAAGATGGGGCTGTAGAGATCGATATGGTGGTGAATATTGGAAAAGTTTTAGGCGAAGATTGGGAATATGTAGAAAGAGAAATTGATGCCGTTGCTAAAACCACTCATGTTAATGGAGCTATACTAAAAGTGATTTTTGAGAATGACTTTTTGCCAGAAGACAAATACAAAATCAAACTTTGTGAAATCTGTAGCAAAGTAAAGGCAGATTATGTAAAAACATCTACCGGTTATGGTATGGTAAAAGGAGCAGATGGCAAATATTCTTACACAGGCGCTACAGTAGAAGACCTTAAACTAATGAGAAAACACAGTGCGCCAGAAGTAAAAGTAAAGGCTGCCGGTGGGGTAAGAACTTTAGACGAAATGCTTATGGTAAAAGAATTAGGCATTAGCCGATTAGGTGCTTCAGCTACTGTTTCAATTTTAGAAGAAGCTAAAAAAAGATTCGGTGGCGAGGTAGATGAACAGGCTCTGGCAGATTCACAGAAATCAAATAACAATGGTTATTAA
- a CDS encoding sugar phosphate isomerase/epimerase family protein: MLKLGFVSAILAEKSFEEVVSFASEHRFSCLEMMCWPKGKAERRYAGVTHIDTNELDADGIAKIKSVLDEKKIFISGLGYYPNPLDPDAEKAAYYREHIVEVIKAAAKLDIPVVNTFIGRDPSKNLDDNFKEFAKHFPAIVKVAEENNVKLAIENCPMFFTNDEWPGGKNMAISPVVWRKMFEIIPSPMFGLNYDPSHLVWMQMDEIKPIYEFKDRLHHIHLKDVKVYRDKLNEVGILANPLEYHSPKIPGLGDVKWGSFFAALTDVAYKGPVCIEVEDKAYEGSEEDIKSAILTARNYLSQFLVL, from the coding sequence ATGCTGAAACTAGGATTTGTAAGTGCCATTCTTGCTGAAAAGAGTTTTGAAGAGGTGGTTTCATTTGCTTCTGAACATCGATTTTCTTGTTTGGAGATGATGTGTTGGCCGAAAGGAAAAGCCGAACGCCGATACGCAGGAGTGACTCACATAGATACAAATGAGCTCGATGCCGATGGAATTGCAAAAATTAAATCGGTACTCGACGAGAAAAAAATATTTATTTCAGGTTTGGGCTATTATCCAAATCCGTTAGACCCAGATGCAGAGAAGGCAGCCTATTACCGTGAGCATATTGTAGAAGTAATTAAGGCAGCAGCGAAGTTGGATATTCCGGTAGTGAATACCTTTATAGGTCGCGATCCTTCTAAAAACCTAGACGATAATTTTAAAGAGTTTGCCAAGCATTTCCCTGCAATAGTAAAAGTAGCCGAAGAAAATAATGTAAAACTGGCTATAGAAAATTGCCCAATGTTTTTTACCAACGATGAGTGGCCAGGAGGTAAAAATATGGCTATTAGCCCAGTTGTATGGAGAAAGATGTTTGAAATTATACCAAGCCCCATGTTTGGTTTAAATTATGACCCTTCTCATTTAGTTTGGATGCAAATGGACGAAATAAAGCCGATTTATGAGTTTAAAGATCGTTTGCATCACATTCACCTAAAAGATGTAAAAGTGTATAGAGATAAGCTGAATGAGGTTGGGATTTTGGCAAATCCATTGGAGTATCATTCGCCAAAAATTCCGGGCTTAGGAGATGTGAAGTGGGGTAGTTTCTTTGCGGCACTTACAGATGTTGCTTATAAAGGGCCGGTATGTATAGAAGTAGAAGATAAAGCCTACGAAGGTTCAGAAGAAGATATAAAAAGTGCGATTTTAACTGCCAGAAATTATTTGAGTCAGTTTTTAGTGTTGTGA
- a CDS encoding anthranilate synthase component I family protein, whose translation MYKLKTTLQKMLADTFTPVSIYLQLRDHFVNTILLESSDYHGNENAFTYICCEPIARFEASGKDITIKTPDGIQNKTIENREDVLDSLNTFSKSFDCQPASGKFIENGMFGYMSFDSVQYYEDIDFENKPEEKLNIPDVLYQVYRYIIAVNHFNEEVYLIEHQVEGHEVPSKTEKIKGLLTNRSYITHSFKTEDEETTNLTNQEYIDIVKKGIYHCQRGDVFQIVLSRRFTQKYKGDDFNVYRALRSINPSPYLYYFDFGSFRIFGSSPEAQLVVKENEATIYPIAGTFRRTGNDEQDAELARKLFDDPKENSEHIMLVDLARNDLSRNAENVTVSTFKEIQYFSHVIHLVSKVTGNVTKDSILQVVADTFPAGTLSGAPKFKAMELIDKYENISRGYYGGCIGFLGFNGEFNSAIMIRSFLSKDNTLHFQAGAGVVAKSVPEKELDEVNNKLMALRKALEIAVSIS comes from the coding sequence ATGTACAAACTTAAAACGACCTTACAAAAAATGCTGGCAGATACATTCACACCTGTCAGTATCTACCTACAGCTAAGAGATCATTTTGTAAATACAATACTACTCGAAAGCTCAGATTACCACGGTAATGAAAATGCCTTCACTTATATCTGTTGCGAACCCATCGCCAGATTCGAAGCAAGTGGTAAAGACATCACCATAAAAACACCAGATGGTATCCAAAATAAAACCATCGAAAACAGAGAAGACGTTTTAGATAGCCTCAACACATTCTCTAAAAGCTTTGATTGCCAGCCAGCTTCAGGTAAGTTTATAGAAAATGGCATGTTCGGTTATATGTCTTTTGACTCAGTACAGTACTACGAAGACATAGATTTTGAAAACAAACCAGAAGAGAAGCTAAACATTCCAGATGTTTTATATCAGGTTTACCGCTACATTATCGCTGTTAACCATTTCAACGAAGAAGTTTATTTAATTGAGCATCAGGTTGAAGGGCACGAAGTACCGAGTAAGACAGAAAAAATAAAAGGTTTATTGACCAATAGAAGTTATATAACTCACTCTTTCAAAACAGAAGATGAGGAAACGACTAACCTCACAAACCAAGAATACATCGACATTGTAAAAAAAGGAATTTACCATTGTCAACGTGGAGATGTATTTCAGATAGTACTTTCTAGAAGGTTTACTCAAAAATATAAAGGAGATGATTTTAATGTTTACAGAGCTTTGCGCTCCATTAATCCATCTCCTTACTTATACTATTTCGATTTTGGTAGCTTCAGAATATTTGGTTCTTCACCAGAAGCACAATTGGTAGTAAAAGAAAACGAGGCTACTATTTACCCAATCGCAGGAACTTTCAGAAGAACTGGAAACGATGAGCAAGATGCAGAATTGGCTCGCAAATTATTCGACGATCCGAAAGAAAACTCAGAGCATATTATGTTGGTAGACCTTGCCAGAAACGATCTGAGTAGAAATGCAGAAAATGTGACAGTAAGTACTTTCAAAGAAATTCAGTATTTCTCACATGTGATTCATCTAGTTTCTAAAGTAACTGGTAATGTAACTAAAGATAGCATTTTACAAGTAGTTGCAGACACCTTCCCTGCTGGTACACTTTCGGGTGCTCCAAAATTTAAAGCGATGGAACTAATAGATAAATACGAAAACATTAGCAGAGGTTACTATGGAGGTTGTATCGGTTTTCTAGGTTTTAATGGTGAGTTTAACTCAGCTATTATGATTCGTTCGTTCCTGAGTAAAGACAATACACTTCACTTCCAAGCAGGTGCCGGTGTGGTTGCTAAATCAGTTCCAGAAAAAGAGCTAGACGAAGTAAACAACAAACTAATGGCACTTAGAAAAGCATTAGAAATAGCCGTTAGCATTTCATAG
- a CDS encoding alpha/beta hydrolase: MKYTSRFFKTHALLITLFFQLLYLETSAAKVDTVNVFSDAMQKEIKIVTIIPDSYTSGKMSYPVLYLLHGYSDSYNGWPNKVPHTKDLADQYNMIIICPDGGFSSWYFDSPVDKKFKYETFIATELVNWTDKTFRTIKDRKGRAITGLSMGGHGGLFLGIKHQDVYGAAGSMSGGVDLRPFPENWDIKKRLGSYAEYPERWEENSVINLTHLLSNDHLKIIFDCGSYDFFYPANVKLHEKLLERNIPHDFISRPGHHNWEYWGNAILYQTLFFHEYFEKSKEQ, encoded by the coding sequence ATGAAATACACTTCACGTTTTTTTAAAACTCACGCATTATTAATCACACTATTCTTTCAACTTCTATATCTTGAAACCAGTGCCGCTAAAGTAGATACAGTAAATGTATTTAGCGATGCAATGCAGAAAGAGATTAAAATTGTTACCATTATTCCAGATAGCTACACAAGCGGAAAGATGTCTTATCCAGTATTGTATCTATTACATGGTTACAGCGACAGTTACAATGGTTGGCCAAATAAAGTACCTCATACAAAAGACCTTGCAGACCAATATAATATGATTATTATTTGTCCGGATGGAGGTTTTAGTAGCTGGTATTTTGATAGTCCAGTAGATAAAAAATTTAAGTACGAAACTTTTATAGCTACTGAATTAGTAAACTGGACAGATAAAACTTTTAGAACAATTAAAGACAGAAAAGGCAGAGCAATTACCGGCTTGAGCATGGGAGGCCACGGTGGACTTTTCTTAGGCATTAAACATCAAGATGTCTACGGAGCAGCAGGCAGCATGTCTGGCGGAGTAGATTTAAGACCTTTTCCAGAAAACTGGGATATAAAGAAAAGACTAGGAAGTTATGCAGAATACCCGGAACGTTGGGAAGAAAATAGTGTAATCAACCTTACTCATTTGCTTTCTAATGATCATTTAAAAATAATCTTCGATTGTGGTTCTTACGATTTCTTTTATCCGGCAAATGTGAAATTGCACGAGAAGCTTTTAGAAAGAAACATTCCACACGATTTTATTTCGAGGCCGGGACACCATAACTGGGAATATTGGGGAAATGCTATTTTGTATCAGACCCTCTTTTTCCACGAATATTTTGAGAAAAGTAAAGAACAATAA
- a CDS encoding Gfo/Idh/MocA family protein: MEKIKVAVAGVGFIGPAHIEALRRTPNIEVVAISHPVEDEVKQKAADLGIPKGYADFNEMLEKEDVKAVHICTPNFLHYEMAKAALEKGLHVICEKPLATKTEEAEELVELAKKTGLVNAVHFNLRYYPLVRQMKIMREKGELGEIYSVIGSYLQDWLFYNTDYNWRLEPDQSGESRAIADIGSHLIDALEYITGLKITSVMADFSTVHKVRKKPLKPVETYAGKILKPEDYADVPINTEDYATVLLRFDNGNKGVVTVSQVSAGRKNRMSLEISGSESNFAWCSESPNELWIGKRDGNNEVKLRDPANFHPEASKLISFPGGHNEGFPDTSKQMFREVYQAIAEGKQPENPLFPTFEDGLRELLLCDKIIESNKKQAWVTV, from the coding sequence ATGGAAAAAATTAAAGTGGCTGTTGCCGGTGTAGGTTTTATCGGTCCTGCTCACATTGAGGCATTGCGTAGAACTCCGAATATTGAAGTAGTGGCAATTAGCCATCCTGTAGAAGATGAAGTGAAACAAAAAGCAGCAGATTTGGGTATTCCTAAAGGTTACGCAGATTTTAATGAAATGCTTGAAAAGGAAGATGTGAAGGCAGTGCATATTTGTACGCCTAACTTTCTGCATTACGAAATGGCAAAAGCTGCTTTAGAGAAAGGTCTACATGTTATTTGCGAAAAACCATTAGCAACCAAAACAGAAGAAGCTGAAGAACTTGTTGAATTAGCAAAGAAAACTGGACTAGTAAACGCGGTTCATTTTAACCTCCGCTATTATCCTTTAGTGAGACAAATGAAGATAATGCGCGAAAAAGGCGAACTAGGAGAAATTTATTCAGTAATTGGTTCTTACTTGCAAGACTGGTTATTCTATAATACAGATTATAACTGGAGATTAGAGCCAGATCAATCAGGTGAATCTCGTGCAATTGCTGATATTGGTTCTCACCTAATTGATGCTTTAGAATATATCACTGGCTTAAAAATTACGAGTGTAATGGCTGATTTCAGTACAGTGCACAAAGTGCGTAAAAAGCCTTTAAAACCAGTAGAAACTTATGCTGGTAAAATATTGAAGCCAGAAGATTATGCCGATGTGCCAATCAACACAGAAGATTACGCTACAGTATTGCTTCGCTTCGATAATGGAAACAAAGGTGTCGTAACTGTAAGTCAGGTTTCTGCAGGTAGAAAAAACAGAATGAGTTTGGAGATTTCTGGTTCAGAATCAAACTTTGCTTGGTGCTCAGAATCGCCAAACGAATTGTGGATTGGCAAGAGAGATGGAAACAACGAGGTGAAATTAAGAGACCCAGCAAATTTCCACCCAGAAGCATCTAAGTTAATCTCTTTCCCTGGTGGACACAACGAAGGTTTCCCAGATACTTCAAAACAAATGTTTAGAGAAGTATATCAAGCAATTGCAGAAGGTAAACAACCTGAAAATCCATTATTCCCGACATTCGAAGATGGTTTGAGAGAATTACTACTTTGCGATAAAATAATTGAGTCTAATAAAAAACAGGCTTGGGTTACTGTTTGA
- a CDS encoding GNAT family N-acetyltransferase yields MMDFTLKQCEAEQLPEILEILNEALLNTTALYEYKPRTLDVMETWFTKKKQGNYPIIGAFDTENKLLGFASFGPFRDWPAYKYSIEHSVYVRSDARGKGLGRILLQEIINKAEEQNYHMIVAGIDTENKGSIKLHEKEGFVFCGTIKHAGYKFGKWLDLSFYQLILKSPANPVED; encoded by the coding sequence ATGATGGATTTTACATTAAAACAATGTGAAGCTGAACAACTACCAGAAATTCTTGAAATTCTCAACGAAGCTTTACTCAATACAACTGCGCTCTACGAATATAAGCCACGCACATTGGATGTTATGGAAACTTGGTTTACCAAGAAAAAGCAAGGTAACTATCCGATAATTGGTGCTTTTGATACCGAAAACAAACTCCTTGGTTTTGCCTCTTTTGGCCCCTTTAGAGATTGGCCGGCTTATAAATATTCTATAGAACATTCTGTATATGTGAGATCTGATGCCAGAGGAAAAGGCTTAGGGCGAATTCTTCTTCAAGAAATCATAAATAAAGCAGAAGAACAAAACTACCATATGATTGTAGCAGGAATTGATACTGAAAATAAAGGAAGCATAAAACTGCATGAGAAAGAAGGTTTTGTGTTTTGCGGAACTATAAAACACGCAGGTTACAAGTTTGGCAAATGGCTCGATTTGTCTTTTTATCAGCTTATTCTAAAATCTCCTGCTAATCCAGTGGAAGATTAA
- a CDS encoding GntR family transcriptional regulator, which produces MKAPRYKVVYEFLKKNIITGNYVEGHLLPSENELCAKFEVTRPTVRQALNTLVQERYIYKHRGKGSIVANQQRTLGLLSFKGFTEVLSNTEQIVETRILERKHLLDWPEDFFYPIPKNLRQSGCYFLKRLRFVNQEPVMLEYTWIPDYILEGFDAISFENNSLFGTLASKFHIEVTSVDQQIKAIQADKQHAHMLQMEEKSALLHIYRKYGTSRNDFFLFSSLLCNTSNYAIGNVFS; this is translated from the coding sequence ATGAAAGCGCCTAGGTATAAAGTAGTCTATGAGTTTTTAAAGAAAAATATCATAACTGGAAATTATGTTGAAGGTCATTTACTGCCATCAGAAAATGAATTATGTGCGAAATTTGAAGTAACCAGACCTACAGTAAGACAAGCACTAAATACCCTTGTGCAAGAAAGGTATATCTATAAGCATCGAGGAAAAGGAAGTATAGTCGCAAATCAACAGCGAACATTGGGATTATTGTCATTTAAAGGCTTTACAGAAGTATTGAGTAACACCGAGCAAATAGTAGAAACCCGAATATTAGAAAGGAAACATTTACTTGATTGGCCAGAAGATTTTTTTTATCCTATCCCTAAAAACCTAAGGCAAAGTGGGTGCTACTTTTTAAAAAGACTAAGATTCGTAAACCAAGAGCCTGTAATGTTGGAATACACATGGATTCCAGATTATATTTTAGAAGGATTTGATGCTATTTCTTTTGAGAACAACTCACTATTTGGAACCCTTGCCAGCAAGTTTCATATAGAAGTAACCTCTGTAGATCAACAGATTAAAGCTATACAAGCCGATAAGCAACATGCACACATGCTACAAATGGAAGAAAAATCGGCTTTACTTCACATATACAGAAAGTATGGTACTAGTAGAAATGACTTTTTCCTTTTCAGTTCTCTCTTGTGTAACACAAGTAATTATGCAATAGGGAATGTTTTTTCTTAA